In Prunus dulcis chromosome 1, ALMONDv2, whole genome shotgun sequence, the following are encoded in one genomic region:
- the LOC117622472 gene encoding RAN GTPase-activating protein 2, protein MDSTLNSERRPFSIKLWPPSQNTRQVLVDRMINNLSTKSLFTEKYALLSKEEAEQNAKRIEDVAFATADQNYEKEPDGDGSSAVQLYARECSKLLMEVLKKKPRSKEDSKVTSDTTPTQTLFDISKGVRAFIEAEEAEKLLKPLMEPGNTYTKICFSNRSFGLGAAHVVEPILVSLKNQLKEVDLSDFIAGRPEAEALEVMNIFAAALEGSALESLDLSNNALGEKGVRAFGALLKSQSCLEELYLINDGISEEAARAVCELIPSTKKLRVLHFHNNMTGDEGAIAISEVVKRSPLLEDFRCSSTRVGSEGGIALSEALETCTHLKKLDLRDNMFGVEGGVALSKALSKHESLKEVYLSYLNLEDEGAVAIANALKESAPSLEVFDIAGNEIKAKSVPAIAGCIAAKTLLTKLNLAENELKDEGTIQISKVLEGLPQLKEVDMNTNLIRRAGARVLAQALVQKPGFKLLNINGNFISDEGIDEVKDAFKKSPDMLGSLDENDPEGEDDDGDDDKESEKGEGNEDELESKLKNLEVGQEE, encoded by the coding sequence ATGGATTCAACTCTGAATTCAGAACGCCGGCCATTTTCAATTAAACTATGGCCTCCAAGCCAAAATACAAGGCAAGTGCTTGTGGACCGGATGATAAACAATCTTAGCACTAAATCCCTTTTCACTGAGAAGTATGCCTTGCTCAGTAAGGAAGAGGCTGAGCAAAATGCAAAACGAATTGAGGATGTGGCTTTTGCCACTGCAGACCAGAACTATGAAAAGGAACCAGATGGAGATGGAAGTTCTGCAGTGCAGCTTTATGCCCGGGAATGTAGTAAGCTCCTGATGGAagttcttaaaaaaaaacctagaaGCAAGGAGGACAGCAAAGTGACATCCGACACTACACccactcaaactctgtttgaTATATCTAAAGGTGTCCGGGCCTTTATTGAGGCCGAGGAAGCTGAGAAACTTTTGAAGCCGTTGATGGAGCCAGGGAATACTTACACCAAAATATGTTTCAGCAATAGAAGCTTTGGCCTAGGAGCAGCCCATGTTGTTGAGCCCATATTGGTTTCCCTTAAGAATCAGTTGAAAGAAGTTGACCTATCAGATTTTATAGCAGGGAGACCAGAGGCAGAAGCTCTTGAAGTCATGAATATCTTTGCAGCTGCTTTGGAAGGTAGTGCGTTGGAGTCTCTGGATCTATCTAACAATGCCTTGGGTGAGAAAGGTGTTAGGGCTTTTGGGGCACTCCTCAAATCACAAAGTTGCTTGGAGGAACTCTATTTGATCAATGATGGCATTTCAGAAGAAGCTGCTCGAGCGGTTTGTGAGTTGATTCCTTCCACAAAGAAGCTTAGAGTCCTCCATTTTCATAATAATATGACGGGAGATGAAGGGGCAATTGCTATTTCTGAGGTTGTGAAGCGTTCTCCCCTATTGGAGGATTTCCGTTGCTCCTCCACTAGGGTAGGCTCTGAGGGAGGAATTGCCTTATCTGAAGCACTTGAGACTTGTACCCATCTAAAGAAGCTGGATTTGCGGGACAACATGTTTGGGGTAGAAGGTGGAGTTGCATTGAGCAAAGCTCTCTCCAAGCATGAAAGTTTGAAAGAGGTTTACCTTAGCTACCTGAACTTAGAAGATGAGGGTGCAGTTGCAATTGCTAATGCTCTCAAGGAATCAGCTCCTTCACTTGAAGTCTTTGACATTGCTGGAAATGAGATAAAAGCTAAATCTGTTCCTGCTATTGCAGGTTGTATAGCAGCAAAGACACTTCTCACCAAGCTGAATTTGGCTGAGAATGAACTTAAGGATGAAGGTACTATTCAGATCAGCAAAGTGTTAGAGGGTCTTCCCCAGTTGAAGGAAGTTGATATGAACACCAACTTAATCAGAAGAGCTGGGGCTCGGGTGTTGGCGCAAGCTCTGGTTCAGAAGCCTGGTTTTAAGTTGCTGAACATCAATGGAAATTTCATCTCTGATGAGGGCATAGATGAGGTGAAGGATGCATTCAAGAAATCTCCTGATATGCTTGGGTCTTTGGATGAGAATGATCCTGAAGGAGAAGATGATGACGGTGATGATGACAAAGAATCTGAAAAGGGTGAAGGCAATGAGGATGAATTGGAATCAAAACTGAAGAACCTTGAAGTTGGCCAAGAAGAATAG